The window attttttgtagtctctccaacttccttatgtgtttctttttatgaggggtccacactactcctgcatattccaatttgggtcttattatagtacttatcaatttcttcatcaattgtgtgtgtgtgtgtgtgtgtgtgtgtgtgtgtgtgtgtgtgtgtgtgtgtgtgtgtgtgtgtgtgtgtatttacctatagttgTACTTACcgagttgtagttttacagggcctgggcattacgctcgtgtggccctgtctctatatctacatttgtccaacttttctttaaagctatgtacactccttgctgacactacATCTTCGCTCAGGCTATTCCATGCCGCCATATttctttgtggaaagctgaatTTTTTCACGTCCTTGAAGCATCTTCCCATCCTCAACTTTTTACTATGACATCTTAGCTTCTACTGGTGATTTCATCTCTTAGTAACAGCTCCTCATTATCTGTTACATCCattctattcattaatttatagacttgtattaggttccccctctctcttctctgctctagTGTTGGTATATACAAAGCCCTCAGTCTCCTCATATGTTATCTCTCTTAGCTCTGGTATCATCCTCCTTGCCATCCTTTGCAGATTCTCTAATTTCTGtgcatgtttctttttgtgtgtggacCACACCACCCCTGCATACTCCAATCTGGGTCTGATCACAATggatatcagtttcttcatcatatctttatctatgTAGTGGAAAGCCAATCCGATATTTCTTACCAAATTGTATGTCTCGCCAAATATTTTGTCCACATGGCTATCctgtttattattcttttgtatAGTCACTCCTAGGTCCCTTTCCTTGTTAACTTTCTTTAGTTCTACACTATCTCCCATCTTGTAGATCCCCTCCAGTCATCTTCCACTCCTTCCCAATTTCATAACATGACTTATCtgcattgaattccatctcccacttcctACTCCACTTCCAGATCTTGTTAAGGTCCTTCTGTAATATTTCACAGTCCTCCTCGTATTTTTACTTGTCCGAGCAGCTTGGTATCATCTGTAAATAGCTTCATGTAACTATTTACCACCTCAGGCATGTTATTTATGTGGCTGTAGCAGGGCGTAACTCGAAACACTGTTCTCCCCCCAATTGCAGTTTATTACAGAGCACAGAACTAGCAGCACAGCAGGCACCACAGTCTTGGTGATCACACGTCTCCAACGtcgtgtctccctcctctcatggcCGTCTCCTCCACTGGCACGGCGGCAACACATGTAGGGAGTCCCACGCACTCGTAAGGGCCCACAACTCGCCCACACTGGCTCCTCGTGCTTGATCCCGTCGCTCGAGCCTCTCCTGCGGCACGACCTCGCACACAATCTTCgctggacagaacaggggtaGTGGTGTGTATGGCGGCTGGTGTCCGTCTGCCGCTGCGCTGGCTAGCCTGGAAAACGTCGCCTCCTCTCATAGCTGCCGGCAAGAGCCACGTCAGTTTGGGGGGTAAACTACTTTAATTTAACCACAAACGAGCGGTAGTGAGCCAACAACACTCCGTCAGTCCACACTCCCCCCTGATATCTAAATCACCCAGGCACTCAGTCACCCATCTTCCACAAGCCCTCAATCACACAGCAGACACCTGGTAGATTGTTTGATTCTAGCAGAACGCCTCAGCACCACACTCCCAACATCTTCATCGTTTCTCTCcgggtcctcctcctcacgctgcTCTTCTGGAGTAGGAAACGTAACCACCAGATCCTCGCAGTTATTGTCCGAGTTGCCTACTACTCTGTCCTGGTGTCTTGGTGGTGAAACGCGACGTCGCAGATCACGAACGTGACGAGTGTACCATCAACTTCGGCGACTTGATCCGATACCACTCCAGTCACGACGCCCTCTTTGTATTGCTCGTCGCAGCGCACGCCGGGAGGCTTTACCCAAACTTCTTCTCCTACATGGTGAGGGTTGTTTTCTATTGCAGGGTTGCTTCTGCTCGCGTCTTCTCCCCGCACTCTCACCGAATACCCGTACAACATGCTCGCAGGCGCAGAGGTAGGCGAGCAGTCATCCCCGGGCGAGATGCTGATTCGCCGACGACTCGAGATCGTGATGTCTCTGGTTAAGGAGTGCGGACTCGTCCTCACAGTTTCTCTGGTGCCCTCAAGCGAGAACAAGGCAGATGTCCTCACCCGCGTGCCACAGCGATGGTTAAGGACGTCCGCGGCCAACGTCATGGAACCACCGCCAGTGTGTGCGGCAGCTGTCGAAACGTCCCTTGACCAATTAGTGACGGACATCCACCATTCCCGTGGCCACCCTGGGGTAAGAAGAACGCTGTACTTCGTAAAACGAGTCAACGCGGCAGTGACGAAAGGACAGGTGCGTGCTGTTGTCGCTTCCTGCCAGATATGCCAGTCTATAGACCCAGCGCCAGTGAAGTGGAGTAAAGGCAACCTGTCGGTGGAGGGAATCTGGCAGCGGGTTGGGATGGATATCACGCACTGTAGAGGAAGGTCATATCTCACGCTCATCGACTGCGGGCCTTCTCGCTTCACCATCTGGCGCCCGCTGAGGCTACAAACGAGCGATAACATCATCGAGCAGTTGGAAGCAGTTTTCTGTGAGCGCGGGGCTCCGGACGAGATTCTGACTGACAATGACACCGCCTTCCGCAGCAAGTTGTTCCCTCAGTTTGCCTTGCGTTGGAACGTGAATATGCACTTCCGGGGAGCGTATTCACCGTCTGGAAATGGTGTCGTTGAGAGGTGTCACAGGACAGTGAAGGTCATCGCGGCAAGAAAAGGATGCTCCATAGCAGAAGCGGTGTACCTCTACAACATCACGCTGAGTGCCTGGGTGATTTAGATATCAGGGGGGAGTGTGGACTGACGGAGTGTTGTTGGCTCACTACCGCTCGTTTGTGGTTAAATTAAGGTAGTTTACCCCCCAAACTGACGTGGCTCTTGCCGGCAGCTATGAGAGGAGGCGACGTTTTCCAGGCTAGCCAGCGCAGCGGCAGACGGACACCAGCCGCCATACACACCACtacccctgttctgtccagcCACACCTCCGCGATGGGTAGCGCCTCATTCACTGCTTGTCCAGAGAGGAGGCTGGCGCTTACGCCTCCCCTCCACGGTCGTTTCCCGGGCATGCCAACGCGATGTGGCCCAGGACACCACAGCGGTAGCACCTCACACCACGTCTTGAAGTGCGTCCAGCGCTCCTCTGGCTCCTGCCGCTATAGGTGTCTTGACGAGCCAAGCAGTCTCTGGCAAAGTGGTTCACACCATTGCAGACGAAACACCGTTGATATGGGCCAATGTCCATATTCCCAGCCCTGGCGCCGAGACATACTTCATGGACACCACCGGCACCGATGTCACGGACCAATGCCCTCGTCCGCGCCAGGATTTGAGGCAGGTCAAGTGTCTCCATCCGCGAGCCCGCTCTCAGTAGTCGCCATTATCGCACCTTTCCGTTATCGCGTTTAGGCGTTATCGCACACTTATGAAAATCTGTAAGATTCAGTTTTAGCGCACCTGGAAAGTCATTATTGCGcatccgtagtagtagtaatagtagtagtagtagtagtactacccatatcccaaccacacaccgACAGATGTttagatgggggaggaggaggaggaggaagaggtggagggggagaaagatgatcatgaggaggaggagccagcagccaatcatcgCTATGTATTCATGTCACGTGTTTTGAATAAGGGAGCTGATTGGTTCCGGtcactgctcaccaccaccaccaccaacaccacctctcgCACgtggtattctgttgttcagagcTGATTTTCTCGATCCTTTTTATGGGAAATGTTTGGGTTGATgcaccatttatttatttcctatttattcttcacttccgtTATCGCCTTTTCTGATATCACGCAGTTTTTTTTCAGGCACCAATTTCGTGCGATAATGGAGGGTTAGGTGTAGTTGTTCCTTGTTTCTcgaatttctttttctcttccatttttttccaagcTTCgtccgcttttttttctttgctccagcacaccttgcattgaaccagtccttttttccttcctctctaggTTTATATTTTGGGACAAATCTTGTGATGCCTATTTGAAAAtattatacttctcttgcactccCTCTGCCCTTAGCAAGTCCTCCCAGTTTAAGTTTTCAAAGTACTCCTTAAGTTTCTGTACGTCCGCATTCCTGTaattcaatctttcttttttataagatTCGTCTAATTTGCCACTGTTAATCTCTACCTCCATCGCTATAAcaacatgatcactttttcctaGCAGGCACTCGTATCTTAAATCATTATTTAATTGGATTTATCTTGTCAAAACCAGGTCCAGTCTTGCCAGCTTGTCATCTCCTCTGTATCTAGTGTTTTCATTGACTATCTGTCTCATCATGTTTTCCATCATTAGCTTCAAAAATCTTTCCCCACATGCCGCTTTCCCACTGCCACTTACATAGATCTCCCAGTCCATTTCCTTACAATTGAAATCACCCACTAAAATCACTTCTTCTTCCATTGATCACTTTAGACAGACTCAACAAGGTATCCTCAATTAACCTTTCATAGTCCTGTGTGGACCATGAACTAGTCTTTGGAGGCACATATGCTACTGTGATCAACatatctttatttccattttccaccTTAATGTTCATCACTTCTGCTTTACCATCCCCATACACCACTTGGTTAACCATCAATGGCACCAATCgcgatctgtgtagttttcaatGTTCGCCAGCTGGTCTAATTCACAAGTTAGTCCTGCCTATCGCTCCAAACTGTCGCTCACGTGGaagccctattagaaaaatatatatattgatattcatgcctacattcctcataatataaacgtttggttatttcactgtgtctgattgaaaattacataaaaatatgcaaatatattttcctaatggtgcaaagtatggatgtaccagtgtcccatcatattatattttgtaagtctaatagtaacataacataatatataacataacataaataataggataacaaagggccaccagggcccatctaggttatcctgtatatcagtcgcacagcgacctcgtcatcagtacttaaagatacactttcaagtacacaatacattatatactaattctaaatatttggcccattaacagagctaagtcctgcagcgaattcctctacaatctatgatccccatacatggggatcatgtcttgtttaactatagtaaatttcttataaaaactatcatgcagcgctatacataattataaatctcataaatttaagtgcttatctaatctgtttttaaacattgtcaaactagtgctatttacaaccctctctggcaatgcattccagaagtgtaccaccctatgactaaagaaatattttcttatatctaacctgcagccttgctttctaatcttcctgccatgatttctagtcctacttccctcctctaaggtaaagaaagatctcacatctatgtagtttgtatctgagaacattttaaataactctatcatatcccctcttatacatctctcaaatgaaaacatgtttaattcctttaatctacctctatactccaggcgctttaatgctggtatcatcttagttgctcttctctgaactgcttctaacatgttgatatcctgcctataatgggatgaccaggcctgtatgcaatacatatacaatatataccttatcacaaaattgtcagagtttctgcataggataatgctccactcaaaaagcgtagagcaaatatcactgagtagcatttacaataaataaataaataaataaataaataaataaacagataaataacaaaaattcggagtctgtgccgaaataacctggccaacattaccgaaaccgaattttcctaactgaatcacaacaagcgaacttggtatgccttttgatctccGAAAGTTTCTCAAGAGTTGacactgtccattttctaagtttatcctcactaatatccatagtgaagtcgttgtgtagcgagtgtggcgatggctcttaacacgctagatttgtttacgtttccatagaacaatctcggtgcatgtcagacaatatcctctatactgttaatttcttaagactattaattattgtgattttctgtatgaatataattcatattgattcttatggaaagaaaaaggcattaaaactacgctttacctattaatgatcttttctatttttttgtcccagaaatggagctggtaaagaagagcgctcTACATGTATATagatatttcctctttttttgcttatatgccacgagttTATTCTTAGatagattataactattttattaaaccatttaatatttacaaaacgtgcagaaaagtacgttccagttgaccaacttgctgtgaattaattaacccatctggcggttgaaggcacctacatagcagatcgGGATCGGTCCTATTCTTTCCTTGCCATTATCAtgactccacctcttcctttccccactgtctttcctccatacatTGTAGTTATTATCTAGATCTATTTTAATTGCCTCTAACAATTTTGTTTTAGCCAGACACACAATTGTGGGCTTCTTTTCATTGAGATAGTCTCCCATTTCTAGTCTGGTCGATAACAcgccatctatattcatgtacatCATTTTCAGACTTCTACTCTTAACTTATTTCATCtagctttcctcctcttcctccttccttcttgtttatcactttctcactcctacCCCCCCGgatcctccaaaaaaaaaaaatatatatattcttcttcctccgat is drawn from Portunus trituberculatus isolate SZX2019 chromosome 44, ASM1759143v1, whole genome shotgun sequence and contains these coding sequences:
- the LOC123518744 gene encoding uncharacterized protein LOC123518744, with translation MLAGAEVGEQSSPGEMLIRRRLEIVMSLVKECGLVLTVSLVPSSENKADVLTRVPQRWLRTSAANVMEPPPVCAAAVETSLDQLVTDIHHSRGHPGVRRTLYFVKRVNAAVTKGQVRAVVASCQICQSIDPAPVKWSKGNLSVEGIWQRVGMDITHCRGRSYLTLIDCGPSRFTIWRPLRLQTSDNIIEQLEAVFCERGAPDEILTDNDTAFRSKLFPQFALRWNVNMHFRGAYSPSGNGVVERCHRTVKVIAARKGCSIAEAVYLYNITLSAWVI
- the LOC123518745 gene encoding DNA-binding protein HEXBP-like, with the translated sequence METLDLPQILARTRALVRDIGAGGVHEVCLGARAGNMDIGPYQRCFVCNGVNHFARDCLARQDTYSGRSQRSAGRTSRRGVRCYRCGVLGHIALACPGNDRGGEA